Proteins encoded in a region of the Bacteroidetes bacterium GWF2_43_63 genome:
- a CDS encoding PadR family transcriptional regulator: protein MNEEKIIAQFRKGVLEMCVLRLSDGAAKYTGDLLQELKSARLLVVEGTIYPLLNRLKDDGYLEYYWEESSGGPPRKYYRCTDKGREYLTMLRQGWHEMVESVNSIIK from the coding sequence ATGAATGAAGAAAAAATCATAGCACAATTCCGAAAAGGGGTACTTGAGATGTGTGTTCTCAGGCTGTCGGACGGCGCGGCCAAGTACACCGGCGACCTATTGCAGGAATTAAAGTCGGCCCGTCTGCTGGTGGTGGAAGGAACCATCTATCCTTTGCTAAATCGTCTGAAAGACGATGGATATCTGGAATACTACTGGGAGGAGAGCTCAGGTGGTCCGCCCCGGAAGTATTATCGCTGCACCGACAAGGGCAGGGAGTATCTGACCATGCTGCGTCAGGGCTGGCACGAAATGGTGGAATCGGTAAATTCAATTATTAAATAA